From Ficedula albicollis isolate OC2 chromosome 5, FicAlb1.5, whole genome shotgun sequence, one genomic window encodes:
- the HPS5 gene encoding Hermansky-Pudlak syndrome 5 protein isoform X1: protein MASVPVIPDSYNHVLAELECLDPLLSALRLDSSRLKCTCIDVSKRWLALGSSGGGLNLIQKDGWKQRLFLTHKEGAISRVACCLHDEDYVAVATSQGLVVVWELNQERRGKPERIYVSSEHKGRKVTALCWDTAALRVFVGDHVGKVSAIKINTSKQGKAAATFVMFPVQIITTVDSRVVQLDYLDGRLLISSLTRTYLCDTEREKFWKIGNKERDGEFGACFFPVGKNSGNQHPLIYCARPGSRMWEVNFDGEVQSTHQFKQLLSSPPLPVVTLRQDPHYTGSSCSPQSLSFPKLLYLTEHCVVTWTEKGIYIFLPQSVQVLLWSEVKDIQDIAVHKSELFCLHTSGKVVHLSLLLVDRCIERLMRRGFWTLAARVSCLFQNSIVSCRARKNLPLDKLEHLKSQLDASTQQDLIVQLEELISKVEPLDSACSSRRSSISSHESFSVLDSGIYRVISRRGSQSDEDSCSLHSQTFSEDERLKEFPVHHEDEQLELENVSHASVVGDADRNETFLPFSIPLSFRSPSPLVSLQAVKESVSSFVRKTTEKIGTLHISPESRGKHEAKDDEQLPELTLNPVASLQEEKESEPQNCQLPEEDPLRDLKAATAETIAKLQDPLVLLEPQCMRKVLQEWLVYLEEKFSKEHSALSLKKSKTVCAEEQRAILEENLQMAPADRDPVDKEQSGILEDCIEKENTDETCMSKTMRENGADVTGPLHCGFQVSPPCAIEPDVLKDLVELGTLCFELRVFSCGSGEPEESSDRSLPPAASGTLACRFMQSYFFLLDLKRVKQCIITMCATCPHVWETYMAGLKELTCRSPVALAMENENEMLKILKLLHDLGPWDDSPLLLAHAQRLYEKFGETALRPLIKFHPSILPSDIKQLCRNAPAHFLAYLDSLVKSKPEDKRLFLLRSLLQPESVRLDWLCLAVSHDAPQRTNTVDEEGNPRPRSHLFTWGYSQLILLLIKLPADFVMKEKMADICKSHGFWPGYLFLCLELDRRMEAFTNIVHLDDLSLLSGEDGAIPETTEEWKFVLHLAQNRSTAFHHHSPQNGNAVSNGGPSCPDCITVENVALLLAKAIGPNRALPLLQECGLTLELSERFTGVCEILRIAEKRQRALIQSMLERCDRFLWSQQA from the exons ATGGCCTCTGTGCCAGTAATTCCAGACTCTTACAACCATGTCTTGGCAGAGTTGGAGTGTTTGGATCCATTGCTTTCTGCACTCAGGCTGGATTCCAGCCGTCTTAAG TGCACGTGTATAGATGTGTCAAAGAGATGGCTGGCTCTAGGCAGCTCAGGAGGAGGGCTGAATCTCATCCAGAAGGATGGTTGGAAGCAAAGGCTCTTTCTCACTCACAAG GAAGGTGCCATTTCCCGAGTGGCCTGTTGTTTGCATGATGAAGACTATGTTGCTGTTGCCACCAG cCAAGGCCTTGTAGTAGTCTGGGAGCTGAATCAGGAACGTCGCGGGAAGCCAGAAAGGATTTATGTTTCCTCTGAGCATAAGGGCAGAAaagtcacagctctgtgctgggacacagctgcccTTCGAGTTTTTGTAGGAGATCATGTGGGAAAAGTATCAGCCATCAAGATTAACACATCAAAACAAGGGAAG GCTGCTGCTACTTTTGTGATGTTTCCTGTCCAGATTATAACCACTGTAGATTCTCGGGTGGTTCAGCTTGATTATTTGGATGGAAGACTGCTCATATCTTCACTTACCCGCACTTATTTATGTGACACTGAGAG aGAGAAGTTCTGGAAGATTGGTAATaaagagagagatggagaaTTTGGAGCATGTTTCTTCCCTGTTGGAAAAAACAGTGGGAATCAGCATCCATTAATTTACTGTGCCCGACCTGGCTCGAGGATGTGGGAAGTGAACTTTGATGGGGAAGTGCAAAGCACACATCAGTTCAAGCAGCTGCTCTCATCACCACCTCTTCCTGTTGTTACTCTCAG gcAGGATCCTCATTATACTGgttccagctgctctccacagTCTTTATCTTTCCCCAAGCTGCTGTATTTGAC TGAGCACTGTGTGGTGACCTGGACAGAAAAAggcatttatatttttcttccccaaagtGTTCAAGTCTTACTGTGGAGTGAAGTTAAAG ATATTCAAGATATTGCAGTTCACAAGAGTGAGTTGTTCTGTCTGCATACAAGTGGGAAAGTTGTGCACCTCTCCCTTCTGCTGGTCGATCGCTGCATAGAGCGTCTGATGAGAAGAGGATTCTGGACCCTTGCTGCCAGGGTCTCTTGTCTCTTCCAAAACTCAATTGTTTCTTGCAGA GCAAGAAAAAATTTGCCTCTAGACAAGCTGGAGCATTTGAAGTCACAGCTGGATGCTTCAACCCAGCAAGATCTCATTGTGCAACTGGAAGAACTGATTTCAAAGGTGGAACCTTTAGATTCTGCATGCAGCAGTAGAAGGAGCAGTATTTCATCTCAT GAAAGCTTCAGTGTCTTGGACTCTGGAATCTACCGCGTTATCAGTCGAAGGGGCAGTCAGTCAGATGAAGACTCGTGTTCCCTCCACAGTCAAACATTCTCAGAAGATGAGAGACTTAAAGAATTTCCTGTACATCATGAAGATGAGCAACTAGAACTTG AGAACGTATCTCATGCATCTGTGGTGGGTGACGCTGACCGGAATGAGACATTTCTCCCATTCAGTATTCCTTTGTCATTCCGTTCCCCATCTCCTCTCGTCTCTCTCCAAGCTGTCAAAGAAAG CGTTTCCAGCTTTGTACgcaaaaccacagaaaagatTGGCACACTTCATATAAGTCCTGAATCTAGAGGGAAGCATGAAGCAAAGGATGATGAGCAACTGCCAGAACTAACTCTTAATCCAGTAGCATCtctccaggaagaaaaaga GTCAGAACCCCAGAACTGCCAGCTTCCTGAAGAGGACCCTCTTAGAGATCTCAAGGCTGCAACAGCAGAAACTAT AGCCAAGCTCCAGGATCCCCTGGTTTTGTTAGAGCCTCAGTGTATGAGAAAGGTCTTACAGGAATGGCTTGTCTATCTagaagaaaaattcagcaaGGAGCATTCTGCTTTGTCTCTTAAGAAAAGCAAGACTGTGTGTGCTGAAGAACAGAGGGCAATCCTGGAGGAAAACCTGCAAATGGCTCCAGCTGACAGAGACCCAGTGGACAAGGAACAGAGTGGTATTTTGGAAGACTgcattgaaaaggaaaatactgatGAAACCTGTATGAGCAAAACCATGCGTGAAAACGGTGCAGATGTGACAGGGCCTCTGCACTGTGGCTTTCAGGTGTCCCCTCCATGTGCCATCGAACCCGATGTTCTGAAAGATCTGGTGGAGTTGGGCACTCTGTGCTTTGAGCTGCGTGTCTTTTCCTGTGGTAGTGGTGAGCCTGAGGAAAGCTCTGACAGAAGTCTGCCACCAGCAGCTTCAGGGACCTTGGCTTGTAGGTTCATGCAAAGCTACTTCTTCCTTTTGGATTTAAAGAGAGTAAAGCAGTGTATTATAACCATGTGTGCCACCTGCCCTCATGTATGGGAAACATACATGGCAGGATTGAAAG AACTAACTTGTCGCAGTCCAGTGGCGTTAGCaatggaaaatgagaatgaaatGTTGAAAATACTGAAGCTGCTGCATGACCTGGGGCCATGGGATGACAGCCCACTGTTGCTGGCACATGCTCAAAG GCTTTATGAAAAATTTGGGGAAACAGCTCTTCGGCCCTTGATCAAGTTCCACCCATCTATTTTGCCTTCTGATATTAAACAGCTTTGCAGGAATGCTCCAGCTCACTTCTTAGCATATTTAGATAGTCTGgtgaaatcaaaaccagaggATAAAAG gctgtttcTCCTTAGGTCTCTTCTGCAGCCAGAATCTGTACGGTTGGATTGGTTGTGCTTGGCAGTTTCTCATGATGCTCCACAAAGGACAAACACTGTGGATGAGGAAGGAAATCCCAG GCCACGATCGCATTTGTTTACTTGGGGCTACAGCCAGCTCATTCTCCTCTTGATTAAACTGCCAGCTGATTTTGTTATGAAAGAGAAGATGGCTGACATCTGTAAATCACATGG ATTTTGGCCTGGAtatctttttctctgtctggAGCTGGATAGAAGAATGGAAGCCTTTACTAATATTGTTCATTTGGATGATTTGAGCCTGTTGAGCGGAGAAGATG GTGCCATTCCAGAGACCACAGAAGAGTGGAAGTTTGTTCTGCATCTTGCACAGAATCGCAGCACAGCTTTCCACCACCACAGCCCACAGAACGGGAATGCTGTCAGCAACGGGGGCCCGAGCTGCCCAGACTGCATCACTGTGGAAAATGTCGCTCTGTTGCTGGCCAAGGCCATCGGCCCAAATCGTGCCTTGCCTCTCTTGCAGGAGTGTGGCTTGACACTAGAACTGTCTGAGAGATTTACTGGTGTCTGTGAGATACTGAGAATTGCTGAGAAAAGGCAGAG AGCGCTGATTCAATCCATGTTGGAAAGGTGTGACCGGTTTTTGTGGTCTCAGCAAGCATAG
- the HPS5 gene encoding Hermansky-Pudlak syndrome 5 protein isoform X2, producing the protein MFPVQIITTVDSRVVQLDYLDGRLLISSLTRTYLCDTEREKFWKIGNKERDGEFGACFFPVGKNSGNQHPLIYCARPGSRMWEVNFDGEVQSTHQFKQLLSSPPLPVVTLRQDPHYTGSSCSPQSLSFPKLLYLTEHCVVTWTEKGIYIFLPQSVQVLLWSEVKDIQDIAVHKSELFCLHTSGKVVHLSLLLVDRCIERLMRRGFWTLAARVSCLFQNSIVSCRARKNLPLDKLEHLKSQLDASTQQDLIVQLEELISKVEPLDSACSSRRSSISSHESFSVLDSGIYRVISRRGSQSDEDSCSLHSQTFSEDERLKEFPVHHEDEQLELENVSHASVVGDADRNETFLPFSIPLSFRSPSPLVSLQAVKESVSSFVRKTTEKIGTLHISPESRGKHEAKDDEQLPELTLNPVASLQEEKESEPQNCQLPEEDPLRDLKAATAETIAKLQDPLVLLEPQCMRKVLQEWLVYLEEKFSKEHSALSLKKSKTVCAEEQRAILEENLQMAPADRDPVDKEQSGILEDCIEKENTDETCMSKTMRENGADVTGPLHCGFQVSPPCAIEPDVLKDLVELGTLCFELRVFSCGSGEPEESSDRSLPPAASGTLACRFMQSYFFLLDLKRVKQCIITMCATCPHVWETYMAGLKELTCRSPVALAMENENEMLKILKLLHDLGPWDDSPLLLAHAQRLYEKFGETALRPLIKFHPSILPSDIKQLCRNAPAHFLAYLDSLVKSKPEDKRLFLLRSLLQPESVRLDWLCLAVSHDAPQRTNTVDEEGNPRPRSHLFTWGYSQLILLLIKLPADFVMKEKMADICKSHGFWPGYLFLCLELDRRMEAFTNIVHLDDLSLLSGEDGAIPETTEEWKFVLHLAQNRSTAFHHHSPQNGNAVSNGGPSCPDCITVENVALLLAKAIGPNRALPLLQECGLTLELSERFTGVCEILRIAEKRQRALIQSMLERCDRFLWSQQA; encoded by the exons ATGTTTCCTGTCCAGATTATAACCACTGTAGATTCTCGGGTGGTTCAGCTTGATTATTTGGATGGAAGACTGCTCATATCTTCACTTACCCGCACTTATTTATGTGACACTGAGAG aGAGAAGTTCTGGAAGATTGGTAATaaagagagagatggagaaTTTGGAGCATGTTTCTTCCCTGTTGGAAAAAACAGTGGGAATCAGCATCCATTAATTTACTGTGCCCGACCTGGCTCGAGGATGTGGGAAGTGAACTTTGATGGGGAAGTGCAAAGCACACATCAGTTCAAGCAGCTGCTCTCATCACCACCTCTTCCTGTTGTTACTCTCAG gcAGGATCCTCATTATACTGgttccagctgctctccacagTCTTTATCTTTCCCCAAGCTGCTGTATTTGAC TGAGCACTGTGTGGTGACCTGGACAGAAAAAggcatttatatttttcttccccaaagtGTTCAAGTCTTACTGTGGAGTGAAGTTAAAG ATATTCAAGATATTGCAGTTCACAAGAGTGAGTTGTTCTGTCTGCATACAAGTGGGAAAGTTGTGCACCTCTCCCTTCTGCTGGTCGATCGCTGCATAGAGCGTCTGATGAGAAGAGGATTCTGGACCCTTGCTGCCAGGGTCTCTTGTCTCTTCCAAAACTCAATTGTTTCTTGCAGA GCAAGAAAAAATTTGCCTCTAGACAAGCTGGAGCATTTGAAGTCACAGCTGGATGCTTCAACCCAGCAAGATCTCATTGTGCAACTGGAAGAACTGATTTCAAAGGTGGAACCTTTAGATTCTGCATGCAGCAGTAGAAGGAGCAGTATTTCATCTCAT GAAAGCTTCAGTGTCTTGGACTCTGGAATCTACCGCGTTATCAGTCGAAGGGGCAGTCAGTCAGATGAAGACTCGTGTTCCCTCCACAGTCAAACATTCTCAGAAGATGAGAGACTTAAAGAATTTCCTGTACATCATGAAGATGAGCAACTAGAACTTG AGAACGTATCTCATGCATCTGTGGTGGGTGACGCTGACCGGAATGAGACATTTCTCCCATTCAGTATTCCTTTGTCATTCCGTTCCCCATCTCCTCTCGTCTCTCTCCAAGCTGTCAAAGAAAG CGTTTCCAGCTTTGTACgcaaaaccacagaaaagatTGGCACACTTCATATAAGTCCTGAATCTAGAGGGAAGCATGAAGCAAAGGATGATGAGCAACTGCCAGAACTAACTCTTAATCCAGTAGCATCtctccaggaagaaaaaga GTCAGAACCCCAGAACTGCCAGCTTCCTGAAGAGGACCCTCTTAGAGATCTCAAGGCTGCAACAGCAGAAACTAT AGCCAAGCTCCAGGATCCCCTGGTTTTGTTAGAGCCTCAGTGTATGAGAAAGGTCTTACAGGAATGGCTTGTCTATCTagaagaaaaattcagcaaGGAGCATTCTGCTTTGTCTCTTAAGAAAAGCAAGACTGTGTGTGCTGAAGAACAGAGGGCAATCCTGGAGGAAAACCTGCAAATGGCTCCAGCTGACAGAGACCCAGTGGACAAGGAACAGAGTGGTATTTTGGAAGACTgcattgaaaaggaaaatactgatGAAACCTGTATGAGCAAAACCATGCGTGAAAACGGTGCAGATGTGACAGGGCCTCTGCACTGTGGCTTTCAGGTGTCCCCTCCATGTGCCATCGAACCCGATGTTCTGAAAGATCTGGTGGAGTTGGGCACTCTGTGCTTTGAGCTGCGTGTCTTTTCCTGTGGTAGTGGTGAGCCTGAGGAAAGCTCTGACAGAAGTCTGCCACCAGCAGCTTCAGGGACCTTGGCTTGTAGGTTCATGCAAAGCTACTTCTTCCTTTTGGATTTAAAGAGAGTAAAGCAGTGTATTATAACCATGTGTGCCACCTGCCCTCATGTATGGGAAACATACATGGCAGGATTGAAAG AACTAACTTGTCGCAGTCCAGTGGCGTTAGCaatggaaaatgagaatgaaatGTTGAAAATACTGAAGCTGCTGCATGACCTGGGGCCATGGGATGACAGCCCACTGTTGCTGGCACATGCTCAAAG GCTTTATGAAAAATTTGGGGAAACAGCTCTTCGGCCCTTGATCAAGTTCCACCCATCTATTTTGCCTTCTGATATTAAACAGCTTTGCAGGAATGCTCCAGCTCACTTCTTAGCATATTTAGATAGTCTGgtgaaatcaaaaccagaggATAAAAG gctgtttcTCCTTAGGTCTCTTCTGCAGCCAGAATCTGTACGGTTGGATTGGTTGTGCTTGGCAGTTTCTCATGATGCTCCACAAAGGACAAACACTGTGGATGAGGAAGGAAATCCCAG GCCACGATCGCATTTGTTTACTTGGGGCTACAGCCAGCTCATTCTCCTCTTGATTAAACTGCCAGCTGATTTTGTTATGAAAGAGAAGATGGCTGACATCTGTAAATCACATGG ATTTTGGCCTGGAtatctttttctctgtctggAGCTGGATAGAAGAATGGAAGCCTTTACTAATATTGTTCATTTGGATGATTTGAGCCTGTTGAGCGGAGAAGATG GTGCCATTCCAGAGACCACAGAAGAGTGGAAGTTTGTTCTGCATCTTGCACAGAATCGCAGCACAGCTTTCCACCACCACAGCCCACAGAACGGGAATGCTGTCAGCAACGGGGGCCCGAGCTGCCCAGACTGCATCACTGTGGAAAATGTCGCTCTGTTGCTGGCCAAGGCCATCGGCCCAAATCGTGCCTTGCCTCTCTTGCAGGAGTGTGGCTTGACACTAGAACTGTCTGAGAGATTTACTGGTGTCTGTGAGATACTGAGAATTGCTGAGAAAAGGCAGAG AGCGCTGATTCAATCCATGTTGGAAAGGTGTGACCGGTTTTTGTGGTCTCAGCAAGCATAG